A single Mercenaria mercenaria strain notata chromosome 9, MADL_Memer_1, whole genome shotgun sequence DNA region contains:
- the LOC123546585 gene encoding carbonic anhydrase 1-like has product MMGTMRFIFGIYLIGTILVAAEASNWGYVNEKGPDHWADLFPDACSGRHQSPIDIKSKQTVYDPTLKDIVVFYDPPLPGSKFYVHNNGHSIQVNTEGQFYVSNGGLPNIYTTAQFHFHWGHKNHQGSEHTIDGTAAPIEMHIVNWNSDKYKSISEAAVEPAGLAVLGILFEVTKEDNPALTPLVNVLKHVRDPDKKIKSEIPAVSMRTFLPKAPNMYYRYNGSLTTPGCFESVIWTVFYMKQTISRRQLHIFRQVLKPTHHRKKRSAKHENRAVRTFFEELGIEGNPIEKARFKRQLKEKVVAGEHDGHQPEEVPVAEEPVTSAPKENNTHMHHDKHGHDGTGHHSKPEPTNTGGHKPHTTSHAEKVRKMLVNNYRPVQPLNGRVVYRSFPFFGEPIPSDTEVIYLDMDGSQEKNTYNGYHSSASALTVMSLVTMVCSILVSKLL; this is encoded by the exons aGGCGTCAAACTGGGGTTATGTGAATGAGAAAG GACCAGACCACTGGGCGGATTTGTTCCCTGATGCTTGTTCAGGTAGACACCAGTCCCCCATTGACATCAAGTCTAAACAGACAGTGTATGACCCTACCTTAAAGGATATTGTTGTCTTCTACGACCCTCCATTGCCAGGATCAAAGTTTTACGTGCACAATAACGGACATTCAA ttcaaGTTAACACAGAAGGACAATTTTATGTGAGCAATGGTGGCCTTCCGAACATTTATACTACAGCCCAGTTCCACTTTCACTGGGGCCACAAGAACCACCAGGGGTCAGAGCACACCATTGATGGGACAGCTGCACCAATTGAG ATGCACATAGTGAACTGGAACTCGGATAAATACAAATCTATTTCGGAGGCAGCTGTGGAACCAGCTGGTCTTGCAGTACTGGGAATCCTGTTTGAAGTAACAAAAGAAGACAATCCTGCATTGACACCGCTAGTAAATGTTCTCAAACATGTCCGCGATCCAG ACAAGAAAATCAAATCTGAAATCCCTGCTGTATCAATGAGAACTTTCCTCCCGAAAGCCCCAAACATGTATTATCGATACAATGGCTCCCTGACAACCCCAGGCTGCTTTGAGAGTGTTATATGGACAGTTTTCTACATGAAGCAGACAATCTCCAGGAGACAG CTGCACATTTTCCGCCAAGTACTCAAACCCACTCATCACCGCAAGAAGAGGTCGGCAAAACATGAGAACAGGGCCGTAAGGACCTTTTTCGAAGAATTAG GTATTGAAGGTAACCCTATTGAGAAGGCCAGGTTTAAAAGACAACTAAAGGAGAAAGTAGTTGCTGGCGAGCATGACGGCCATCAACCGGAGGAAGTACCTGTTGCAGAGGAACCAGTCACAAGCGCGCCGAAAGAAAATAACACACACATGCACCATGATAAACATGGACATGATGGCACTGGTCATCATAGCAAACCTGAACCAACTAATACAGGTGGTCACAAACCGCACACAACTAGCCACGCTGAGAAAGTCAGGAAAATGTTGGTGAACAATTACCGACCAGTTCAACCACTGAACGGACGAGTTGTGTACAGAAGTTTCCCATTCTTCGGAGAACCAATACCTTCTGATACAGAAGTTATTTATCTTGACATGGATGGTTCGCAAGAAAAGAACACTTACAACGGTTACCACTCTTCAGCTTCAGCACTTACAGTGATGTCCCTCGTTACCATGGTTTGCTCAATTTTAGTTTCAAAACTACTATAG